Genomic DNA from Clavibacter michiganensis:
GGCAAGTCCACGCTCATGAACGTGCTCTACGGCCTGTACCAGGCCGAGGAGGGCGAGATCCTCCTCGACGACCGGGTGGCGCGCTTCGCCGGACCCGGCGACGCCATGGCCGCCGGCATCGGCATGGTGCACCAGCACTTCATGCTCATCCCCGTCTTCACGGTCGCGGAGAACGTCATGCTCGGGCACGAGGAGACGAAGCTCGGCGGCCGGCTCGACCTGGCCGGCGCCCGCGCGAAGGTGCGCGAGATCTCCGCCCGCTTCGGCTTCGACGTCGACCCGGACGCGCTCGTCGCCGACCTGCCCGTCGGCGTGCAGCAGCGCGTCGAGATCATCAAGGCCCTGTCACGCGACGCCGAGGTGCTCGTGTTCGACGAGCCGACGGCCGTGCTCACGCCGCAGGAGACCGACGAGCTCATGGTCATCATGAAGCAGCTGCGGGACGCCGGCACGGGCATCGTCTTCATCACCCACAAGCTGCGGGAGGTGCGCGAGGTCGCGGACCGCATCACGGTGATCCGCCTCGGCAAGGTCGTCGGCGAGGCCGAGCCCACCGCGAGCAACGCCGAGCTCGCGTCGCTGATGGTCGGCCGGAGCGTGTCGCTGACGGTGGCGAAGGAGCCGGCGACGCCCGGCGACGCCGCCCTCGTGGTGCGCGACCTCACGGTGATCGACGCCGCCGGCCAGGTGGTCGTCGACGGCGTGAGCTTCGAGGTGCACGCGGGGGAGATCCTCGCCATCGCGGGCGTGCAGGGCAACGGGCAGACCGAGCTCACGGAGGCGATCCTGGGGCTGCAGCCGCGCGTGTCCGGCACCATCGACCTCGACGGCACGCGCCTCACGGGCCGCTCCGTCCGCCGGGTGCTCGACGCGGGCGTCGGCTTCGTGCCCGAGGACCGCAACGAGGACGGGCTCGTCCCGGAGTTCACCATCGCCGAGAACCTCATGCTCGACCGCTCCGACAGCCCGCCGTTCGTCGTCGCCGGATCCCTGAAGCTCGGCTACCTCGACGAGTTCGCCCGCGATCGCGTGCGCGAGTTCGACATCCGCACGCAGGGCATCGACACGCACGTCGGCCGGCTCTCCGGCGGCAACGCGCAGAAGGTCGTGCTCGCGCGCGAGCTCAGCCGGGACCTGCGCCTGTTCGTCGCGGCACAGCCCACCCGCGGCCTCGACGTGGGATCCATCGAGTTCGTGCACACGCGCGTCGTCGAGACGCGCGACCGCGGCCTGCCCGTCATCGTCGTCTCCACCGAGCTCGACGAGGTCGCGGCGCTGGCCGACCGCATCGCCGTGATGTACCGCGGCGGCATCGTCGGCATCGTCCCGGGCGACACCCCGCGCGATGTGCTCGGCCTGATGATGGCCGGCGAGGTCCCCGCATCCGTCCCCACCACCACGACCGCCGGAGGGCGCACCGCATGACCGACGACACCACTCGTCCCGAGGGCCAGGGGCCCGAGGACCCGTCCGCGGGGCAGCTGCCCGCGTCCGGCCGCGAGGCCGGATCCGTGGGCGACCCCACCCGCTCCGAGACGCCCGCGGGCGTGCCTGCCGTGGCGAGCGCCGACGGCGACGGGGGATCCCGCGCCGGCCAGGTGCTCCGCGAGATCGCGAGCGGCAGCGCGCTGCTGTCGGTGCTCGCGGTCGTGCTCTCGCTCGTGGTCGGCGCGCTGCTCATCGCCGTCACCGACGAGGAGACGCAGAAGGCGGCGGGGTACTTCTTCAGCCGCCCGCTCGACACGCTCCGGGCCGGCTGGGACGCCGCGTCGGGCGCCTACTCCGCGCTCTTCCAGGGGTCGATCTACAACTTCCGTCGGCCGGGCTTCGCGAACGGCATCAAGCCGCTGACCGAGACGCTGACGTTCGCCACCCCGCTCATCGCGGCCGGCCTCGGCGTCGCGCTCGCGTTCCGCGTGGGGCTGTTCAACATCGGCGCCCGCGGCCAGATGCTCATCGCCGCCGCGTGCGCCGGCTGGGTCGGCTTCAGCTTCGACCTGCCGCCCGTGATCCACCTCGTGCTCGCCGTCGGCGCGGGCATCGTCGGCGGCGCGGTGTGGGGCGGGATCGTCGGCCTCCTCAAGGCGCGCACCGGCGCCCACGAGGTGATCGTCACGATCATGCTCAACTACGTCGCGTTCTACCTCCTCTCCTACCTGCTGCGGACGCCGGGCCTGCTGCAGGCGCCCGGGTCGAACAACCCGAAGACGCCCGCGATGCAGGACACCGCGATCTTCCCGGCGCTCCTCGGCGACGGGTACTCGCTGCACGCAGGCTTCCTCGTGGTCGTCATCGCGACGGTGATCGTCTGGTACCTCCTCAACCGCTCCGGCCTCGGTTTCCGCTTCCGCGCGGTGGGCGAGAACCCGAGCGCCGCGCGGGTCGCCGGCATCGACGTCAAGAACTCGTATCTCTACGCCATGCTCATCTCCGGCGGGCTCGCGGGCCTCGCGGGGGCGAGCCAGGTGCTCGGCACGGTCACCACGGGCTTCAGCTCGGGGATCGACGCGGGCATCGGCTTCGACGCCATCACGGTGGCGCTGCTCGGCCGCAGCCGGCCGTGGGGCGTGTTCGTCGCGGGGATCCTGTTCGGCGCGTTCAAGGCCGGCGGCTTCTCGATGCAGGCGGCCGAGGGCGTGCCCATCGACATCGTCGTGGTCGTCCAGTCGCTCATCGTCCTGTTCATCGCGGCGCCCCCGCTCGTGCGGGCGGTGTTCCGCCTCCCCGCGCCGGGCCAGGCGCGTCGCACCACCCGGACCCGGAAGGCGGCGATCGCCTCATGACCGCGACGACCCCCACGCAGGCGGCGTCTCCCGCGCCGCACGACCCCGCGGCCGCCGCGCTCGAGCGCGCCGTCGCGACCAGCTGGAAGGCGCCCGTCGCCTTCGGCGTCTTCACCGTGATCTCGCTGGTCCTGTTCGTGCTGCTGGGACGCGAGGGGTCGAGCACGTTCGGCCTCTCGACCGGCACCGACCTCATCCAGCTGGCGCCCCTCGTGCTGCCGACCGCCGCCACCGGCGTCGTCGTCACCGTGGCGCTCGCCGTGCTGACCGTGCTGTCCGTGCTGCTGGTGCGCCGGTCGGCGAAGGTGCCGCTGTGGTTCACCGCGGTGTTCGCGATCCTCTTCCTCGTCGCGTTCCTCACCTGGGCGTCCGCGGGCCAGACGATCCCGGTGCCCGGCCTCCTGGTCGGCACGGTCGCCCTGTCGGTGCCGCTGATCTTCGGCGCGCTCGGCGGCGTGCTCTCGGAGCGCGTGGGCGTCGTCAACGTCGCGATCGAGGGCCAGCTGCTGGCGGGCGCGTTCGTGTCCGCGGTGGTCGCCTCGATCACGGGTCAGCCGCTCATCGGCCTCGCGTCCGCGATGGTCGCCGGGATGCTCGTGTCGTTCGTGCTCGCGGCGTTCGCCATCAAGTACCTGGTCGACCAGGTCATCGTCGGCGTCGTGCTCAACGTGCTGGTCACGGGCCTCACGAGCTTCCTCTTCTCGCAGGTGCTCTCGGCCGACCCGGGCACGCTCAACTCGCCGCCGCGCTTCGACCGCATCGACATCCCGATCCTCGGCCAGATCCCGATCATCGGACCCGTGCTCTTCCGGCAGACGATCATCGTGTACCTCATGTACGTGGCCGTGTTCCTCGTCTGGTACTGCCTCTTCCACACGCGCTGGGGCCTCCGCCTCCGCGCGGTGGGCGAGCACCCGCAGGCCGCCGACACCGTGGGCATCAAGGTCTCCGCGACCCGCTTCTGGAACGTGTCCCTCGCGGGCGCGATCGCGGGCCTCGGCGGCGCGTTCTTCACGCTCGGGTCCGTCGGCGCCTTCAACAAGGAGATGACCGCGGGCGCGGGGTTCATCGCGCTGGCCGCCGTCATCTTCGGCCGGTGGGATCCGCTGCGCGCCACGCTCGCGGCCCTCCTGTTCGGCTTCGCGAGCAACCTGCAGAACGTCCTCGGCGTCATCGGATCGCCGGTGCCGAGCGAGTTCATGCTGATGCTGCCGTACGTCGTGACCATCGCCGCCGTCGCGGGCCTCGTGGGGCAGGTGCGCGGACCCGCCGCCGCCGGCAAGCCCTACGTGAAGTCGTGAGCGCCGTGGAGCCCGTCGAGTCGGGCGGCATCGACTGGGGATCGCTCCGCGAGGCGGCGCACGAGGCCATGGGCCGCGCGTACGTCCCGTACTCGCGCTTCCCCGTGGGCGTCGCGGCCATCGCGACCGACGGCCGCGTGATCACCGGCTGCAACGTCGAGAACGCGTCCTACGGCCTGACGCTCTGCGCCGAGTGCGCGCTCGTCTCCGTGCTGCACCTCACGGGCGGCGGCCAGCTCGTGGCCTTCACCTGCGTGGACGGCGACGGCAACATCCTCATGCCCTGCGGGCGGTGCCGGCAGCTGCTGTTCGAGCACGCGGTGCCGGGCATGCTCCTGGAGACCGTGTCGGGGATCCGGACGATCGACGAGGTGCTGCCTGACGCCTTCGGCCCGAGCACGCTGAACGCGTACGGGGACCGCTCGTGAGCGCCGCGTTCGACGTCGTCGACCTCATCCGGACCAAGCGCGACGGCGGCCGCCTCTCGACCGCCGAGATCGACTGGCTCGTGGCGGCCTACACCGACCGCTACGTGGCGGACGAGCAGATGGCAGCGCTCGCGATGGCGATCCTGCTGCGCGGCATGGACCGCACCGAGATCCGCGACCTCACGCTCGCCATGATCGCGAGCGGCGAGACGCTCGACTTCTCGCAGCTCGGCAAGCCCACGGTCGACAAGCACTCCACGGGCGGCGTGGGCGACAAGATCACCCTCCCGCTCATGCCGCTGGTCGCCTCCTACGGCGTCGCCGTGCCGCAGCTGTCCGGCCGCGGCCTCGGCCACACGGGCGGCACGCTCGACAAGCTCGAGTCGATCCCCGGCTGGCGCGCCGACCTCTCCACCGAGGAGATGGTGCGGCAGATGAAGGACCACGGCGGCGTGATCTGCGCGGCCGGCAGCGGCCTCGCCCCCGCCGACAAGCGCCTCTACGCGCTGCGCGACACCACGGGCACGGTCGAGGCCATCCCGCTCATCGCGTCGAGCATCATGAGCAAGAAGATCGCGGAGGGCACGGGCGCGCTCGTGCTCGACGTGAAGTTCGGATCCGGCGCCTTCATGACCGACATCGACCGGTCCCGCGAGCTCGCCCGCACCATGGTCGAGCTCGGCACCGACGCCGGCGTGCGGACCACCGCGCTCCTCACCGACATGGACGTGCCGCTGGGACTGGCCATCGGCAACGCCAACGAGGTGCGCGAGTCCGTCGAGGTGCTGAGCGGCGGCGGCCCCGCCGACGTCGTGGAGCTCACGCTCGCGCTCGCGCGGGAGATGCTCGCCGCGGTCGGGATCCCCGACGCGGACGTCGACGTCGCCCTCCGCGACGGCCGGGCCATGGACTCCTGGCGCGCCACCGTGCGCGCCCAGGGCGGGGATCCGGACGCCGCGATGCCCGTGGCGCGCGAGACCCACGTGGTCACCGCGGAGCGCGACGGCGTGCTCGTGCAGCAGGACGCCCTCCCGTTCGGCATCGCCGCCTGGCGCCTCGGCGCCGGACGCGCGCGCCAGGGCGACGCGGTGCAGCACGCCGCGGGCGTCGACCTGCACGCCAAGCCGGGGGACCGCGTCCGCCGCGGCGACCCGCTCTTCACGCTCTCGACCGACGAGCCCGAGCGGTTCGCCCGCGCGCTGGAGTCGCTCGAAGGCGCGTACCGCGTCGGCGACCCGGAGGGGCACGTCGCGCGCGGCCCGCTCGTGCGGGAGCGCATCACCGCCGAGGGCTGATCCGCCGCCGGCCGTCCTCGGAGGACACGGGTCGGCCGGGGCGGGCCGCGCGGCGCCTCAGCCGATGCGCGCGAGCGCGTCGACCACGACGTCCCAGAACCCGGAGTGGTCGAGCTCGACGGCGACCTGCGTCGTGCAGTCGGCGGGAGCGGGCCGGCGGAGGTCCGCCACCGTCATGCCGGTCGTGAGCGTGCCCGTCAGCTCCACGGAGATCGGCGCGCGCCGCACCGAGACGAGGCGCGGGTCGATGACGCGCGCCACGGCGCACGGGTCGTGCACGGGCGGGCTCGGGAAGTCCTGGCGGTCGTGGTAGGCGCGGCCGTAGGACTCCATCGAGTCGACCACGAAGCGCGCCGCGGGCGTGCCGAGCGCCGCGATGCGCGCCATGACCTCGGGGGTCGCCGTCGCCTGGTAGGTGAGGTCGAGGCCCACCATGGTCACGGGCCACGCCTCGCCGAACACGATGTGCGCGGCCTCGGGGTCGACCGCGATGTTGAACTCGGCCACGGCCGTGCGGTTGCCGTGGTGGTAGCCGCCGCCCATGAGCACGACCTCCTTCACGCGCTCGACGATGCGCGGCTCCCGGCGCACGGCCAGCGCGATGTTCGTGAGCGCCCCGAGCGGCACCAGCGTGATCTCGCCGGGCGCGTGCGCCATGACCGTCTCGATGATGAGGTCCACCGCGTGCCGCGGGTCGAGCGCGACGGCGGGCGTGGGCAGCTCGGGCCCGTCGAGCCCGGTCTCGCCGTGGATCTCGGGCGCCGTCATGACGGGCCGCACGAGCGGGCGCGCGCAGCCCGCGGCGACGGGGACGCCGTGGATCCCCGCGACGGTCGCGACCGCCAGCGCGTTCCGCGTCACCTTCTCCAGCGTCTGGTTGCCCGCGACGGTGGTGATGCCGACGAGCTCCACCTCGGGGCTCCCGTGGGCGAGCATCAGGGCGAGGGCGTCGTCGTGCCCCGGGTCGCAGTCGATCAGGATCTTGGTGGGCATGGGTCCTCCGGCCGGGTCGCGGCCCTCCGACGTCTCGCGCACCGATGGTTCGTGTGCCTACTACCTCGGCGTGGGCCGCGTCGAGGCTAGTAGATTCGTCCCATGACGATCGCTCCCGAGGACTCCACGCTGCCCGGCGGAGGGTCGTTCCGCGACCTCCCCAAGGTCTCCCTGCACGACCACCTCGACGGCGGCCTCCGCCCCGGGACGATCGTCGAGATCGCCCACGAGATCGGCCTCGAGCTGCCCGCCGAGGGCGCCGAGGCGCTCGGCGAGTGGTTCCGCACCAGCGCCGACTCCGGGTCGCTCGTCGAGTACCTCAAGACGTTCGACGTCACCATCGCCGTCATGCAGACCGAGGAGCACCTGGCGCGCGTGGCGCGCGAGTTCGTCGAGGACCTCGCGGACGACGGCGTCGTCTACGGCGAGATCCGCTGGGCGCCCGAGCAGCACCTCACGAAGGGCCTCTCGCTCGACCAGGCGGTCGAGGCCGTGCAGTCCGGCATCGAGGAGGCCGTGCGCGGCGTCGAGGAGGCGGGCGGATCCATCCGCGTCGGCCAGCTCGTCAGCGCCATGCGCCACCTCGACCGCGGCACCGAGATCGCCGAGCTCGCCATCCGCCATCGCGACCGCGGAGTCGTCGGCTTCGACATCGCGGGTCCCGAGGCCGGCTTCCCGCCGTCCCGCATGCAGGGCGCCTTCGACCTGCTGGCGCGCGAGTGGATGCCCCGCACCGTGCACGCGGGCGAGGCCGACGGCCTCGAGTCCATCCGCGGCGCGCTCCTCGACGGCCGGGCCCTCCGCCTCGGCCACGGCGTGCGGATCGCCGAGGACATCGAGATCGACAGCGAGGAGGGCGAGGACGTCTTCGTCACCCTCGGCACGCTCGCGCAGTGGGTCAAGGACCGCGGCATCCCGCTCGAGCTCAGCCCCTCGTCGAACCTGCAGACCGGTGCCATCGAGGCGTGGGGCGACGCGATGGTCGACCACCCCTTCGACCTGCTCTACCAGCTCGGCTTCGCCGTCACCGTGAACACCGACAACCGCCTCATGAGCGGCACGAGCATCAGCCGGGAGCTGGCCCTCCTCACGGACGCGTTCGCCTACGACCTCGACGACCACGAGGCCTTCCAGCTCAACGCGGCCGCCGCGGCCTTCCTGCCGCTGGAGGAGCGCGAGGCGCTCGCCGACATCATCTCCGACGGGTTCGCCCGCCTGTAGCGCGAGGCCCGAGGCCTCCCGTCCCGCTCGTCCCGCCAGCCCGCCCCGACAGAGAGGCCGCACCCCGTGCTCCCACCGCTCCCGGACGACGCCGTCACACTCGGTGCCGAGGCCGCCGACTGGCGCGCCGCCGTGCGCCTCGTGGGCGACGCGCTCGTCCGTTCGGGCGCGGCCACCCCGGAGTACGGGGAGGCCATGATCCGCGTCGTCGACGAGTTCGGCGCCTACGTCGTCATCGCCCCGGGGCTCGCGCTCGCGCACGCCCGGCCGGGTCCCGAGACGCTCGCCGACGGTCTGGCGGTCGTCACCCTCACGGAGCCGGTGGCGTTCGGGCACGCGCACAACGACCCCGTCGACGTGATCGTGGGGCTCGCCGTCACGACGGTCGACCGCCACGTGTCCTCGGTCGCCGACATGGCGAACATCTTCAACGACGCCACCGCCATCCCGCGGTTGCGCGCCGCCACCACCGTCGACGAGGTCCGGCGCGTCATGGCCGGCGAGGAGAGCGCATGAAGGTCGTCGCGATCTGCGGCGTGGGGATCGGCACGTCCGGCATCCTCAAGGTCAACGCGGAGCGCGCGCTCGCGCGGCTCGGCATCGAGGCGGACGTGACCGCAGCCGACCTCGCGAGCGTCGCCTCCCTCGGCGAGGATGCGCAGGTGATCCTCACGTCGCCGGAGCTCGTGGACCGCATCGGGGCCACGTACGCCGACGTCGTCGTGATCGAGAACTACTTCGACCTCGAGGAGATCTCGGCCAAGCTCGACGCCGCGCTGGGCTGAGCGGGCGGCCCGCCCGTCGGCGGGGCCTGCGCCTCGTCGGGATGCCCCGCGTCTCCGGCGGCCGACGTGCGCGCGTCTCCGCGCAGCACCACCACCAGCGCCGCGACGAGGGCCGCGGCGGCCACCGCGACGGCCGCCGCCGCGATCCCGGCAGAGGGCGACGTGACGGGCTCGCCGCGGAGCGCCTGCACCGTGACGATCGCGATCGCCGCCAGGTAGGCGATCGCCGCGATCGCCGTCAGCCGCATGCGCACCCGGTCGGGCGCGAACGCGGGGATCCGACGCCCGGCCGCGCCGAGGAGGAGGGCCGCGATCGGCAGCAGCTGCAGCGCGTGCATGCCGACGAAGTGCGGGATCCGCAGGTCGCCCGCCGTCGTGCTCCAGCCGAGCACGGGGATGCCGGGACCTCCGTCGTCCGCGCCCACCGTGTGGGCCCCGGCGACGCCGTGGAAGTCGGCGAGCTGGGCAGCGGTGGGCGACGTCATGAGGTAGGCCAGCCCGATGCCGACGAGCGCGATGAGGGCCCCCGCGCGGATCCCGAGGGTGAGCGCCGGGTCGGGGAGCCGGAGCCGCAGCACGGCGAGGCTCGTGACGAACGTGCAGAGGTAGAGCACGGTGATCGACGCGGCCATCACGGCCCACAGCGTCGTCGCGAGCGGGCTGGAGATGTTGAAGTGGCTCGTCGTCCCGGCGGCCGCCGCGCCCACGATGACCGCCTGCTCCACGACGAGCGCGACGGCCACGACGGTGCCCAGCCGGTGGGCCGTGCGCCGGAAGCGGGGGAGGTGCGCGATGAGCCAGGCCCAGGAGACGGCGTAGACGAGGATCGACAGCGAGAACTTGGCGGGCTTGTCCCAGACGGGCGCGCCCGTCACGACGCGGTCGTCGACCAGGCCGCCCGCGAGGCACGCCGCCGCGACCACGGCCATGAGCGCGGCGACCGCCATCAGCGGCCGGTGCCAGTCGTACGCGCGCCGGATCACGACGCGCCGCCCGTCGTCGGCCACGCGGGCATCGAGACCGTCGCCTGCGCGATCCGGCGGAGGCCCGCCGCCAGCTGGTCGCCCAGCACGGTGCCGACGACCATGAGCTCGGCCATGGCCGTGCGATCGGGGCGGGCCCGCACCGCCGCGAGGTCGGCGTCGGCCTGGATCGCCGCGGCCTGCGCGTAGCGCGCGAGGTAGGCGTCGTCCATCGGGTGGCCCGAGCGCGCGAACGCGTCGACGGCGCGCGCGGCCTGGGCGCGCCCGGCGTGCCCCTCGAGCACGCACCAGCCGGCGTCGGCGGTGACGGCGTCGACGCGGGCGAGCGCGTCCACGGGCGGGGGATCCATGGCCGGCGGGCCCGGCGTCAGCGCGTCCTGCGCCACCGCGAAGACGTCCTGCACGTGGCGGGCGTCGTCGTCGAGCACCGCGAGCACCTCGCGGGCGCGCGCGACGGGCAGCCGTCCCACGTCGATGAGGGCGCGGATCAGCCGGACGCGCCGCGCGTGCTCCTCGTCGTAGTCGGTGCGGTTGTCGCTCACGCGCGTGCCCGCGGGGAGCAGGCCCTCGCGGACGTAGTACTTGACCGTGGCGGGGGCCACGCCCGTGGCCTCGGCCAGCTCGGTGATGCGCATGCCACGAGGGTAGCGCACTGATAGCGTCACTACCAGTGAGCGTGCGAGAAGAGCCGCGGGCCGATGACGGCCCGCGGCTCCGGAGCGGCTAGACCTCGAGCAGCAGCGGCACGGCCTGCGCCAGGTCGGCGACGATGGCGCGCGCGGCGTCGCGGCGCTCGGCCACGGTGCCCTCGGTGCTCTGCGCGTCGAGGTAGACCTTGATCTTCGGCTCGGTGCCGCTCGGCCGCACGATGAGCCGGGCGCCGTCGCCGAGGTGGAAGCGGAGCACGTCGCTCGGCGGCAGGTCGGCCGTCCCCTCGGCGAGGTCGTCCATGCGCTCGACGCGACGGGACCCGATCGAGGCCGGCGGCGACTGCCGGAGCTTCGCCATGATGCGCGGGATGACGGCGAGGTCGGTGACGCGCACCGAGATCTGGTCGCTCGCGAAGGAGCCGAACCGCTCGGCGAACTCGCGGTCGTAGTCGTCGATGGTCTGCCCGCGCGACTTCAGCAGCATCACGCCGTGCAGCACGGCGACGGCCGCGGAGATGCCGTCCTTGTCGCTCGTGATCCAGGGCGCGACCAGGTAGCCGAGCGCCTCCTCGTAGCCGTAGATCAGGTCGGGCACGCGGCTGATCCACTTGAAGCCCGTGAGCGTCTCGCGGTAGCCGAAGCCCAGCTCGCGCGCGACGACCTCGAGCGCGGGGGAGGAGACGAGGGACGAGGCGAACGTGCCCGTGTTGCCGTCGGCCGCGTAGCGCTCGGCGATGCCGAGGCCGAGCAGCATGCCCACCTCGTTGCCGGAGAGCCGCCGCCAGGCGCCGTGCTCGTCCGCGATGGCGACCGCGAGCCGGTCGGCGTCCGGGTCGTTGGCGATGATGAGCTCGGCGTCGGACCGCACGGCCGCCTCGAACGCGAGGTCGAGCGCGCCCGGCTCCTCGGGGTTCGGGAACTCGACCGTGGGGAAGTCGGGGTCGGGATCCGCCTGGGCCGCGACGACGACGGGAGCGTCGACGCCGACCGCGTCGAACACGCGCGCGGCGGTCTCCCACCCGACGCCGTGCAGCGGCGTGTACACCCACTTCAGCGGGGCGAGCGGCGCGGCGAACAGGTCGGCCGTCTCCTCCACGTACGAGTCGATCAGCGTCTCGGGCGCGATCTCGTAGTCGTCCGCCATCGGCAGCTGCTGCACGGTGCGCTCGCCGGCGGCCTTGTGGATGAAGGCGGCGATGTCGCGGTCGGCCGGGCTGACGATCTGCGCGCCGTGGTCCTCGTCGCCGAGGTAGACCTTGTAGCCGTTGTCGCGCGCCGGGTTGTGCGACGCCGTGACCATGACGCCCGCGCTCACGGCGAGGTGCTTCACCGCGTACGCGAGGACGGGCGTCGGGAGAGCCCGTGGCAGCAGCACGGTGCGGACGCCGGCGCCCGCCATGATGCGCGCGGTGTCCTCCGCGAAGACGCGCGAGTTGTGGCGCCCGTCGTACCCGACGACGATGCTCGGGCGGGGGCTGCGGCTGCGGAGGTAGTCGGCGAATCCGGCGGCCGCCTGCGCGACGAGCACGCGGTTCATGCGGTTGGGGCCCGCGCCCAGCTCGCCGCGGAGCCCGGCGGTGCCGAACTGGAGGCGCGTCTGGAAGCGGTCGCGGATCCCGGCGGCCGCCTGCTCCCGGTCGGCCGCGGACGCTCCGGCCGCGGTGCCCTCGACGAGGGCGAGCAGCTCGTCGACCTCGGCGCGCGTGAGGGGATCCGGGTCCTGCGCCTGCCACGCGCGCGCGGCGGCGACCAGCGCCGCGGTCTCCTCGCGGCTCACAGGGCGCCCACGATGCGCGCGAGCATGCCGCCGATGCGGCCCTCGGCGGCGCGGCCGGCCTCGATGACCTCCTCGTGGCTGAGCGGGGTCTTCTGGATCCCGGCGGCGAGGTTGGTGATGAGCGACATGCCCAGCACCTCCATGCCGGC
This window encodes:
- the uriH gene encoding uridine-preferring nucleoside hydrolase UriH, which codes for MPTKILIDCDPGHDDALALMLAHGSPEVELVGITTVAGNQTLEKVTRNALAVATVAGIHGVPVAAGCARPLVRPVMTAPEIHGETGLDGPELPTPAVALDPRHAVDLIIETVMAHAPGEITLVPLGALTNIALAVRREPRIVERVKEVVLMGGGYHHGNRTAVAEFNIAVDPEAAHIVFGEAWPVTMVGLDLTYQATATPEVMARIAALGTPAARFVVDSMESYGRAYHDRQDFPSPPVHDPCAVARVIDPRLVSVRRAPISVELTGTLTTGMTVADLRRPAPADCTTQVAVELDHSGFWDVVVDALARIG
- a CDS encoding PTS sugar transporter subunit IIA, which codes for MLPPLPDDAVTLGAEAADWRAAVRLVGDALVRSGAATPEYGEAMIRVVDEFGAYVVIAPGLALAHARPGPETLADGLAVVTLTEPVAFGHAHNDPVDVIVGLAVTTVDRHVSSVADMANIFNDATAIPRLRAATTVDEVRRVMAGEESA
- a CDS encoding PTS sugar transporter subunit IIB is translated as MKVVAICGVGIGTSGILKVNAERALARLGIEADVTAADLASVASLGEDAQVILTSPELVDRIGATYADVVVIENYFDLEEISAKLDAALG
- a CDS encoding ABC transporter permease is translated as MTDDTTRPEGQGPEDPSAGQLPASGREAGSVGDPTRSETPAGVPAVASADGDGGSRAGQVLREIASGSALLSVLAVVLSLVVGALLIAVTDEETQKAAGYFFSRPLDTLRAGWDAASGAYSALFQGSIYNFRRPGFANGIKPLTETLTFATPLIAAGLGVALAFRVGLFNIGARGQMLIAAACAGWVGFSFDLPPVIHLVLAVGAGIVGGAVWGGIVGLLKARTGAHEVIVTIMLNYVAFYLLSYLLRTPGLLQAPGSNNPKTPAMQDTAIFPALLGDGYSLHAGFLVVVIATVIVWYLLNRSGLGFRFRAVGENPSAARVAGIDVKNSYLYAMLISGGLAGLAGASQVLGTVTTGFSSGIDAGIGFDAITVALLGRSRPWGVFVAGILFGAFKAGGFSMQAAEGVPIDIVVVVQSLIVLFIAAPPLVRAVFRLPAPGQARRTTRTRKAAIAS
- a CDS encoding adenosine deaminase → MTIAPEDSTLPGGGSFRDLPKVSLHDHLDGGLRPGTIVEIAHEIGLELPAEGAEALGEWFRTSADSGSLVEYLKTFDVTIAVMQTEEHLARVAREFVEDLADDGVVYGEIRWAPEQHLTKGLSLDQAVEAVQSGIEEAVRGVEEAGGSIRVGQLVSAMRHLDRGTEIAELAIRHRDRGVVGFDIAGPEAGFPPSRMQGAFDLLAREWMPRTVHAGEADGLESIRGALLDGRALRLGHGVRIAEDIEIDSEEGEDVFVTLGTLAQWVKDRGIPLELSPSSNLQTGAIEAWGDAMVDHPFDLLYQLGFAVTVNTDNRLMSGTSISRELALLTDAFAYDLDDHEAFQLNAAAAAFLPLEEREALADIISDGFARL
- a CDS encoding cytidine deaminase; translated protein: MSAVEPVESGGIDWGSLREAAHEAMGRAYVPYSRFPVGVAAIATDGRVITGCNVENASYGLTLCAECALVSVLHLTGGGQLVAFTCVDGDGNILMPCGRCRQLLFEHAVPGMLLETVSGIRTIDEVLPDAFGPSTLNAYGDRS
- a CDS encoding thymidine phosphorylase; this translates as MSAAFDVVDLIRTKRDGGRLSTAEIDWLVAAYTDRYVADEQMAALAMAILLRGMDRTEIRDLTLAMIASGETLDFSQLGKPTVDKHSTGGVGDKITLPLMPLVASYGVAVPQLSGRGLGHTGGTLDKLESIPGWRADLSTEEMVRQMKDHGGVICAAGSGLAPADKRLYALRDTTGTVEAIPLIASSIMSKKIAEGTGALVLDVKFGSGAFMTDIDRSRELARTMVELGTDAGVRTTALLTDMDVPLGLAIGNANEVRESVEVLSGGGPADVVELTLALAREMLAAVGIPDADVDVALRDGRAMDSWRATVRAQGGDPDAAMPVARETHVVTAERDGVLVQQDALPFGIAAWRLGAGRARQGDAVQHAAGVDLHAKPGDRVRRGDPLFTLSTDEPERFARALESLEGAYRVGDPEGHVARGPLVRERITAEG
- a CDS encoding ABC transporter ATP-binding protein, encoding MKLELRGITKRFGALVANDHIDLVVQPGEIHCLLGENGAGKSTLMNVLYGLYQAEEGEILLDDRVARFAGPGDAMAAGIGMVHQHFMLIPVFTVAENVMLGHEETKLGGRLDLAGARAKVREISARFGFDVDPDALVADLPVGVQQRVEIIKALSRDAEVLVFDEPTAVLTPQETDELMVIMKQLRDAGTGIVFITHKLREVREVADRITVIRLGKVVGEAEPTASNAELASLMVGRSVSLTVAKEPATPGDAALVVRDLTVIDAAGQVVVDGVSFEVHAGEILAIAGVQGNGQTELTEAILGLQPRVSGTIDLDGTRLTGRSVRRVLDAGVGFVPEDRNEDGLVPEFTIAENLMLDRSDSPPFVVAGSLKLGYLDEFARDRVREFDIRTQGIDTHVGRLSGGNAQKVVLARELSRDLRLFVAAQPTRGLDVGSIEFVHTRVVETRDRGLPVIVVSTELDEVAALADRIAVMYRGGIVGIVPGDTPRDVLGLMMAGEVPASVPTTTTAGGRTA
- a CDS encoding MerR family transcriptional regulator, producing the protein MRITELAEATGVAPATVKYYVREGLLPAGTRVSDNRTDYDEEHARRVRLIRALIDVGRLPVARAREVLAVLDDDARHVQDVFAVAQDALTPGPPAMDPPPVDALARVDAVTADAGWCVLEGHAGRAQAARAVDAFARSGHPMDDAYLARYAQAAAIQADADLAAVRARPDRTAMAELMVVGTVLGDQLAAGLRRIAQATVSMPAWPTTGGAS
- a CDS encoding ABC transporter permease; amino-acid sequence: MTATTPTQAASPAPHDPAAAALERAVATSWKAPVAFGVFTVISLVLFVLLGREGSSTFGLSTGTDLIQLAPLVLPTAATGVVVTVALAVLTVLSVLLVRRSAKVPLWFTAVFAILFLVAFLTWASAGQTIPVPGLLVGTVALSVPLIFGALGGVLSERVGVVNVAIEGQLLAGAFVSAVVASITGQPLIGLASAMVAGMLVSFVLAAFAIKYLVDQVIVGVVLNVLVTGLTSFLFSQVLSADPGTLNSPPRFDRIDIPILGQIPIIGPVLFRQTIIVYLMYVAVFLVWYCLFHTRWGLRLRAVGEHPQAADTVGIKVSATRFWNVSLAGAIAGLGGAFFTLGSVGAFNKEMTAGAGFIALAAVIFGRWDPLRATLAALLFGFASNLQNVLGVIGSPVPSEFMLMLPYVVTIAAVAGLVGQVRGPAAAGKPYVKS